From a single Brassica napus cultivar Da-Ae chromosome C9, Da-Ae, whole genome shotgun sequence genomic region:
- the LOC106418328 gene encoding L-aspartate oxidase, chloroplastic yields the protein MAAYVSVGNIHDLFLSGQGYRGHGSWSSGFTFRANSFKDLSWSSGVSKALKAERCGCYSRGVSTFNESSKINTSIRAVSSSTKYYDFTVIGSGVAGLRYALEVAKQGTVAVITKDEPHESNTNYAQGGVSAVLCPLDSVESHMQDTMVAGAHLCDEETVRVVCTEGPERIRELIAMGASFDHGEDGNLHLAREGGHSHRRIVHAADMTGREIERALLEAVLNDPNISVFKHHFAIDLLTSQDGLDTVCHGVDTLNIKTNEVVRFISKVTLLASGGAGHIYPSTTNPLVATGDGMSMAHRAQAVISNMEFVQFHPTALADEGLPIKPQTARENAFLITEAVRGDGGILYNLAMERFMPVYDERAELAPRDVVARSIDDQLKKRKEKYVLLDISHKPREKILAHFPNIASECLKHGLDITRQPIPVVPAAHYMCGGVRAGLQGETNVIGLFVAGEVACTGLHGANRLASNSLLEALVFARRAVQPSTELMKSTRLYLTASEKWSRPVVATARSLGEDVISKILALTREVRRELQGVMWKYVGIVRSTTRLNTAERKIAELEAKWETFLFEHGWEQTVVALEACEMRNLFCCAKLVVSSALARHESRGLHYTTDFPFVEESKRIPTIILPSSPTTASWSSRQLQNISSTSLI from the exons ATGGCGGCTTATGTCTCTGTCGGAAACATTCATGATCTCTTTCTTTCCGGACAGGGTTACAGAGGGCATGGTTCATGGAGTTCTGGTTTTACTTTCAGGGCTAATTCATTCAAAGACCTCTCTTG GTCGAGTGGGGTATCTAAGGCACTAAAGGCTGAGAGATGTGGTTGTTACTCTCGTGGTGTTTCCACCTTCAATGAGAGCTCAAAGATTAATACAAGTATCAGGGCAGTATCCTCATCAACAAAGTATTATGATTTCACTGTGATCGGCAGTGGAGTGGCGGGTCTGCGCTATGCTTTGGAAGTTGCAAAGCAAGGCACAGTGGCGGTGATCACCAAAGACGAGCCTCACGAGAGTAACACAAACTATGCTCAAGGCGGTGTTAGTGCTGTGTTATGCCCTTTGGACTCTGTTGAGAGTCATATGCAGGACACTATGGTCGCTGGTGCTCATCTTTGTGATGAAGAAACCGTCAGA GTTGTGTGTACAGAAGGACCTGAGAGGATTCGCGAGCTGATTGCGATGGGAGCATCGTTTGATCATGGCGAGGACGGTAACTTGCATTTGGCGAGAGAAGGTGGTCACTCGCATCGTAGGATCGTCCACGCAGCTGATATGACGGGAAGAGAGATTGAGAGAGCTTTACTTGAAGCTGTGCTTAATGATCCAAACATATCTGTCTTCAAACACCATTTTGCAATTGATCTGCTTACTTCTCAGGATGGTTTGGACACAGTTTGTCATGGTGTTGACActttgaatatcaaaacaaatgaG GTGGTACGTTTTATATCGAAGGTGACATTGCTTGCTTCAGGAGGAGCTGGTCATATCTATCCATCAACCACAAATCCTCTT GTGGCTACTGGAGATGGCATGTCCATGGCTCATAGAGCTCAAGCTGTGATCTCCAACATGGA GTTTGTGCAGTTTCATCCCACTGCTTTAGCCGACGAAGGTCTTCCCATCAAACCACAAACCGCCAGAGAAAACGCCTTCCTCATCACCGAGGCCGTGAGGGGCGACGGCGGCATCCTCTACAATCTAGCAATGGAGCGGTTCATGCCCGTCTACGACGAGCGAGCCGAGCTAGCTCCAAGAGACGTGGTCGCTAGAAGCATCGACGACCAGCTCAAGAAACGTAAAGAGAAGTACGTGTTGCTCGACATAAGCCATAAGCCGAGAGAAAAGATCCTCGCTCATTTCCCCAACATAGCTTCCGAGTGTCTCAAACACGGCCTCGACATCACGCGTCAGCCTATCCCCGTCGTGCCCGCGGCTCATTACATGTGCGGAGGCGTCCGCGCTGGTTTACAAGGCGAAACCAATGTGATAGGATTGTTTGTGGCGGGTGAAGTGGCGTGTACCGGTCTCCACGGGGCGAACCGGCTCGCTAGCAACTCGCTTCTAGAAGCTCTGGTTTTCGCGAGACGCGCTGTTCAGCCTTCCACCGAGCTCATGAAGTCCACGAGACTTTATTTAACCGCATCGGAGAAGTGGTCGAGGCCTGTTGTTGCCACAGCTAGATCGCTAGGAGAGGATGTTATATCAAAGATACTAGCATTGACCAGAGAAGTGAGGAGAGAGCTTCAGGGAGTGATGTGGAAGTACGTTGGTATTGTCAGGTCAACCACTAGGCTTAACACTGCTGAGAGGAAGATAGCGGAGCTGGAAGCGAAATGGGAAACGTTCTTGTTTGAACATGGATGGGAGCAGACGGTGGTGGCTCTTGAGGCTTGTGAGATGAGAAACTTGTTCTGCTGCGCTAAGCTTGTTGTGAGCAGTGCGTTGGCGAGACATGAGAGCCGCGGTCTTCATTACACGACGGACTTTCCTTTTGTGGAAGAGAGCAAGCGTATTCCGACGATTATTCTCCCGTCTTCTCCTACAACAGCTAGCTGGAGCTCAAGGCAGCTACAGAACATAAGCAGCACCTCTCTTATATGA